The Persephonella sp. IF05-L8 genome contains a region encoding:
- a CDS encoding redoxin domain-containing protein, with the protein MKGKIILERRFEMKKIIMVFLTIFSFSFAFDNTLVGKEFRDFTSIDETGKVVKASQVIDHKPAVIIFFAIGDQPGTFKFLPHMNELYDKYKDKVVFMAVLLSRSDKKEVQELKKMLPLKIPVYLGYKDAIDNYNIRKVDVPLIILVDKDGLITNIVARPESEMEEVYPFEKDLQKKETIEERTAQSIKLLDKYIQKLIQE; encoded by the coding sequence ATGAAAGGGAAAATAATATTGGAAAGGAGATTTGAGATGAAAAAGATAATAATGGTATTTTTAACAATTTTTTCTTTTAGTTTTGCATTTGATAACACCCTTGTAGGAAAAGAGTTTAGAGATTTTACCTCTATTGATGAAACCGGAAAAGTGGTAAAAGCATCTCAGGTAATTGACCATAAACCTGCTGTGATTATATTTTTTGCCATAGGTGACCAGCCAGGAACATTTAAATTCCTACCACATATGAACGAGCTTTATGACAAATACAAAGACAAGGTCGTGTTTATGGCTGTTCTGCTAAGCAGGTCTGATAAAAAAGAGGTTCAGGAACTGAAAAAAATGCTTCCACTTAAAATTCCTGTCTATCTTGGATATAAAGATGCAATTGATAACTACAATATTAGAAAGGTAGATGTCCCTCTTATTATTCTTGTTGATAAAGATGGTCTGATTACAAATATAGTTGCAAGACCTGAATCAGAGATGGAAGAAGTTTATCCGTTTGAAAAGGATTTACAGAAAAAAGAAACAATAGAAGAAAGAACTGCCCAGAGCATAAAACTTTTAGACAAATATATTCAAAAACTGATACAGGAGTAA